From the genome of Solidesulfovibrio carbinolicus, one region includes:
- a CDS encoding type III PLP-dependent enzyme domain-containing protein, whose product MEAIKRALADGWFREQDTAVVLYDLDALTARVEALTSAFTAETLHAFAIKACPLPPVLAMLAQLGLGAEAASLGEIHLALAAGFPPERIVFDSPAKTVEELRLALTLGLFVNADNLDELARLDALGRDMGLEPRAGLRINPQAGTGRIKATSVAGRYSKFGVPLAQREAIIDAFGRYPWLSGLHVHIGSQGCPLELLVAGVGAVYDLAAGLDARFGPGRVAVFDLGGGLPAAYRDADRPPSPQAYFEALCDRCSGLEGNQRRLVTEFGRMVAAPCAVAASRVEYVKHQPGHRTAVMHLGADMFVRECYNPRFWPHRTRLLCAEGLEKKGKPVLHYLAGPLCFSGDFPVRRAMLPEATAGDIVVIEDVGAYTLSMWSRYNSRQMPRVLGLRQGRFSVLREREEPEDLVRFWLGGGTSA is encoded by the coding sequence ATGGAAGCTATTAAACGAGCCTTGGCCGACGGTTGGTTTCGGGAGCAGGATACCGCCGTCGTGCTCTACGACCTGGACGCCCTGACGGCCCGGGTCGAGGCGCTGACAAGCGCCTTTACCGCCGAAACCCTCCACGCCTTTGCCATCAAGGCCTGCCCGCTGCCGCCGGTGTTGGCCATGCTGGCCCAGCTCGGCCTGGGGGCCGAGGCGGCGTCTCTTGGTGAAATCCATCTGGCCCTGGCCGCCGGCTTCCCGCCCGAGCGCATCGTCTTCGACTCTCCGGCCAAGACCGTGGAGGAGCTACGCCTGGCCCTGACCCTGGGGCTTTTCGTCAATGCCGACAACCTGGACGAACTGGCCCGCCTGGACGCCTTGGGCCGGGACATGGGCCTCGAACCCCGGGCCGGGCTGCGGATCAATCCGCAAGCCGGGACCGGGCGCATCAAGGCCACCAGCGTGGCCGGACGCTATTCCAAGTTCGGCGTTCCCCTGGCCCAGCGCGAGGCCATTATCGACGCCTTCGGCCGCTATCCGTGGCTTTCGGGCCTCCATGTCCACATCGGTTCCCAGGGCTGCCCCCTGGAACTCCTCGTGGCCGGCGTAGGCGCGGTTTACGACCTTGCCGCCGGCCTCGACGCCCGTTTCGGCCCGGGGCGCGTGGCCGTATTCGATCTCGGCGGCGGCCTGCCGGCCGCCTACCGAGACGCGGATCGCCCGCCCAGCCCCCAAGCCTACTTCGAGGCGCTGTGTGACCGTTGTTCCGGCCTGGAGGGAAACCAGCGCCGGTTGGTCACGGAATTCGGCCGCATGGTGGCCGCGCCCTGCGCCGTGGCCGCCAGCCGGGTGGAATACGTCAAGCACCAGCCCGGCCACCGCACGGCGGTCATGCACCTGGGCGCGGACATGTTCGTACGCGAATGCTACAACCCGCGCTTTTGGCCCCATCGCACCCGATTGCTTTGTGCGGAAGGCCTGGAGAAAAAAGGAAAACCCGTCCTGCACTATCTGGCCGGGCCGTTGTGCTTTTCCGGGGATTTTCCCGTGCGACGGGCCATGTTGCCCGAGGCAACGGCGGGGGACATCGTGGTCATTGAGGATGTCGGGGCCTACACCCTGTCCATGTGGTCGCGCTACAACAGTCGGCAGATGCCGCGTGTGCTGGGGCTGCGGCAAGGGCGTTTTTCGGTGTTGCGCGAGCGCGAGGAACCAGAGGATCTGGTGCGGTTTTGGC